From Nicotiana tabacum cultivar K326 chromosome 22, ASM71507v2, whole genome shotgun sequence, one genomic window encodes:
- the LOC107798305 gene encoding putative E3 ubiquitin-protein ligase ARI7: protein MESEDDMHDANDMESVDEDFYSDGDGYGGAALDSDGDDADYDFMGNESDDSNDQAVNRSQKNYTVLKEEDIRQRQEDDITTISALLSLQREAACILLRRYNWSVNKVHEEWFADEERVRKSVGLLERPVIHLSKVKEVACGICFDNFPPDGIRSLKCGHPFCTTCWKAYITTSINDGPGCLTLRCPDPSCDAAIGQNMIDTLASGEDKDKYYRYLLRSYIEDNRKTKWCPAPGCDSAVEYDLGSGSYDVTCGCSFSFCWNCTEEAHRPVDCDTVSKWILKNSAESENMNWILANSKPCPKCKRPIEKNQGCMHMTCTPPCKFEFCWLCLGAWSDHGERTGGFYACNRYESAKQEGVYDEAERRREMAKNSLERYTHYYERWATNQSSRQKAMADLHQMQTVHLEKLSEIQCQPESQLKFILESCQQIVECRRVLKWTYAYGYYLPEQEHAKRQFFEYLQGEAEAGLERLHQCAEKELQTYLNATGPSKDFNDFRTKLAGLTSVTRNYFENLVRALENGLADVDSQGACSKAPSSKNVAGSSKAKGGGRGKSSTRT, encoded by the exons ATGGAGTCTGAGGATGATATGCACGATGCTAATGATATGGAGTCGGTGGATGAGGATTTCTACAGTGACGGTGATGGCTATGGCGGTGCTGCGCTGGATAGTGACGGTGATGATGCTGATTATGATTTTATGGGTAATGAATCCGATGATTCCAATGACCAAGCTGTCAATCGTTCCCAG AAAAATTATACTGTCTTGAAGGAAGAAGATATACGTCAACGGCAGGAAGATGATATAACGACAATTTCTGCTCTTCTGTCCTTACAAAGAGAAGCTGCCTGTATACTACTTCGACGTTATAACTG GAGTGTGAACAAGGTGCATGAGGAGTGGTTTGCTGATGAAGAAAGAGTTCGCAAGTCTGTCGGTTTGTTGGAGAGGCCTGTTATCCATCTCTCAAAAGTTAAGGAA GTGGCGTGTGGGATTTGCTTTGACAATTTTCCTCCTGATGGCATAAGATCTCTTAAGTGTGGTCATCCTTTTTGTACTACTTGCTGGAAAG CTTACATTACCACATCCATTAATGACGGCCCTGGATGCTTAACACTGCGGTGCCCTGACCCATCATGTGATGCTGCCATTGGTCAAAATATGATTGATACGTTGGCATCTGGCGAAGATAAGGACAAGTACTATCGTTACCTTCTTAGATCCTATATTGAAGACAATAGAAAG ACAAAATGGTGTCCTGCCCCAGGTTGTGATTCTGCAGTAGAGTACGATCTTGGAAGTGGAAGCTATGACGTTACTTGCGGTTGTTCCTTCAGTTTTTGTTGGAAT TGTACAGAAGAGGCTCATCGGCCCGTGGACTGTGATACCGTGTCCAAATGGATTTTGAAAAACAGTGCCGAGTCAGAAAATATGAATTG GATCTTGGCTAATTCCAAGCCCTGTCCGAAGTGCAAGCGGCCAATTGAAAAGAACCAAGGGTGTATGCACATGACTTGTACGCCACCATGTAAATTTGAGTTTTGCTG GTTATGTCTTGGTGCGTGGTCAGACCATGGTGAAAGGACTGGTGGATTTTATGCATGTAATCGCTATGAATCAGCAAAACAAGAGGGTGTG TATGATGAAGCCGAGAGGAGGAGAGAGATGGCCAAAAACTCTCTGGAGAGATACACGCATTACTACGAACGTTGGGCAACCAACCAATCG TCGAGGCAAAAAGCAATGGCAGATCTGCATCAAATGCAAACTGTTCAT CTTGAAAAGCTTAGTGAAATACAGTGCCAACCCGAGTCACAGTTGAAGTTCATTTTAGAATCCTGTCAACAG ATAGTTGAATGTAGGAGAGTGTTAAAATGGACTTATGCATATGGATACTACCTACCCGAACAGGAGCATGCAAAAAGGCAGTTTTTTGAGTACTTACAAG GTGAGGCAGAGGCTGGTTTAGAGAGGCTTCATCAATGTGCTGAAAAGGAACTCCAAACTTACCTTAATGCTACAGGACCGTCCAAGGATTTCAATGATTTTCGTACGAAGCTCGCTGGTCTAACAAG TGTTACCCGAAATTACTTTGAGAATCTGGTTAGAGCACTGGAGAATGGTCTTGCAGATGTGGATTCCCAAGGTGCTTGTAGTAAGGCACCCAGCTCAAAGAACGTAGCTGGGAGCAGCAAGGCCAAAGGAGGTGGTAGGGGTAAGAGCTCCACTCGGACATGA
- the LOC107798303 gene encoding calcium-dependent protein kinase 24-like, which yields MGTCMSVQNASFLKRTKMRPTPIDQETCSKNSSRTSVPKSQKFSRPINVVKDPSGDDIYKRYEFGKELGRGEFGITYQCVDKESGENVACKTIAKSKLRTEIDVEDVRREVVIMRHLPKHPNIVSYKEVYEDKEAVYLVMELCEGGELFDRIVARGHYTERAAARVTKTILEVVQVCHKHGVIHRDLKPENFLYANTSENAQLKAIDFGLSIFFEPTQRFGEIVGSPYYMAPEVLRRNYGPEVDVWSAGVILYILLCGVPPFWAETEEGIAHAIVKGTIDFNRDPWPRVSDEAKDLVKGMLDPNPYNRLTVEEVLEHHWIQNAEKVSNVCLGEGVRARIKQFTLMNKFKKKVLRVVADNLPQDQVHGIKQMFYMMDSDKNGNLSFQELKDGLHMMGQSVADPEVQLLMDAADVDGNGMLNCEEFVTMAVHLQRLSNDDHLRQAFLQFDKNRSGYIEFEDLKASLFDDHLGPKNDQAILDIISDADLDKDGRISYQDFKVMMSTGMDWKMGSRQYSKAMLNALSMRLFKDKSMQLKN from the exons ATGGGGACATGCATGTCTGTACAAAATGCAAGTTtcttgaaaagaacaaaaatgaggcCTACTCCTATTGATCAAGAAACTTGTTCCAAGAATTCCAGCCGCACATCCGTTCCTAAATCCCAGAAATTCTCTCGTCCTATAAATGTCGTTAAGGATCCATCTGGAGATGACATTTACAAGAG GTACGAGTTTGGGAAGGAGTTAGGAAGAGGAGAGTTTGGAATAACATACCAATGTGTAGACAAGGAAAGTGGAGAGAATGTGGCATGTAAGACAATAGCAAAGAGCAAGTTAAGGACAGAGATAGATGTGGAGGATGTGAGGAGGGAGGTGGTAATAATGAGGCATTTGCCTAAACACCCTAATATTGTTAGCTATAAGGAAGTTTATGAAGATAAAGAGGCTGTTTATCTTGTTATGGAACTTTGTGAAGGTGGTGAACTCTTTGATAGAATTGTTGCAAGAGGACATTATACTGAAAGAGCTGCTGCTCGTGTTACCAAGACTATTCTTGAGGTTGTCCAG GTATGCCACAAGCATGGCGTAATTCATAGAGATCTTAAACCTGAGAATTTTTTATATGCCAATACAAGTGAAAATGCTCAGTTGAAGGCCATTGACTTTGGCCTTTCTATTTTCTTTGAGCCTA CTCAGAGATTTGGTGAAATAGTTGGAAGTCCATATTACATGGCTCCAGAAGTTCTTAGAAGGAATTATGGACCAGAAGTTGATGTGTGGAGTGCCGGTGTTATTCTTTACATTTTGTTATGTGGAGTTCCCCCTTTTTGGGCAG AAACCGAAGAAGGAATTGCACACGCAATAGTAAAGGGTACAATAGATTTTAATAGAGATCCTTGGCCAAGAGTATCAGATGAAGCTAAGGACCTTGTCAAAGGAATGCTTGATCCAAATCCTTATAACAGGTTGACAGTTGAAGAAGTCCTTG AACATCACTGGATACAGAATGCTGAGAAGGTCTCTAACGTATGTTTGGGAGAAGGGGTGAGAGCGAGGATTAAGCAATTCACTTTGATgaataaattcaagaaaaaagtTCTCAGA GTTGTAGCAGATAACTTACCACAAGATCAAGTTCACGGAATTAAACAAATGTTCTATATGATGGACAGTGACAAAAATGGAAACCTAAGTTTCCAAGAACTCAAAGATGGTCTACATATGATGGGGCAATCTGTTGCTGATCCTGAAGTCCAATTGCTAATGGATGCT GCTGATGTAGATGGAAATGGGATGCTAAACTGTGAAGAATTTGTGACAATGGCTGTGCACTTACAGAGGTTAAGCAACGACGATCATCTCCGCCAAGCTTTCCTTCAATTTGACAAGAATCGAAGTGGATATATTGAGTTTGAAGACTTGAAAGCTTCTTTGTTTGATGATCATCTTGGCCCCAAGAATGATCAAGCGATCCTCGACATCATATCTGATGCTGATTTGGATAAG gATGGAAGGATAAGTTACCAAGATTTCAAGGTCATGATGTCAACAGGAATGGATTGGAAGATGGGTTCACGCCAATACTCAAAAGCAATGCTAAATGCACTCAGCATGAGACTTTTCAAAGACAAATCCATGCAATTGAAAAATTAA
- the LOC107798304 gene encoding succinate dehydrogenase subunit 7A, mitochondrial has translation MAFLLNKTVLSKLRLNPQKTDETLMQSRRGIHIEPGAREKALLAADPSLKRFKSHKQSVRNLKRVGDVLTIVVVAGCCYEIYVRAVMREEARKNAEGSA, from the exons ATGGCGTTTTTGCTCAACAAAACAGTCTTGTCTAAGCTCCGACTCAATCCTCAG AAAACTGATGAAACTTTGATGCAATCACGACGTGGAATCCATATCGAACCCGGGGCTCGCGAGAAGGCT CTCTTGGCAGCGGATCCCTCCTTGAAACGCTTTAAGTCGCATAAACAGAGTGTGCGGAACCTTAAAAGGGTGGGAGATGTTCTAACTATTGTTGTTGTAGCAG GATGTTGTTATGAGATATATGTGAGAGCTGTTATGCGGGAAGAAGCAAGGAAGAATGCAGAAGGAAGCGCATAA
- the LOC107798308 gene encoding small ribosomal subunit protein uS13z/uS13y/uS13x-like: protein MSLVANEEFQHILRVQNTNVDGKQKIMFAMTSIKGIGRRFANIACKKADIDMSKRAGELSAAELDSLMVVVANPRQFKIPDWFLNRQKDYKDGKFSQVTSNALDMKLRDDLERLKKIRNHRGLRHYWGLRVRGQHTKTTGRRGKTVGVSKKR from the exons ATg TCGCTGGTTGCAAATGAAGAATTTCAGCACATACTTCGTGTGCAAAACACGAACGTTGATGGGAAGCAGAAGATAATGTTCGCAATGACATCTATCAAAGGTATCGGCCGTCGTTTCGCTAACATTGCTTGCAAGAAAGCCGATATCGATATGAGCAAGAG AGCGGGTGAACTATCTGCTGCTGAACTCGATAGCTTGATGGTCGTTGTGGCAAATCCTCGTCAATTCAAAATCCCTGACTGGTTTTTGAATAGGCAAAAGGATTACAAGGATGGTAAATTTTCGCAAGTTACATCTAATGCTCTGGACATGAAGCTTAGGGATGATCTGGAACGCCTGAAGAAGATCAG GAATCATCGTGGTTTGCGTCACTACTGGGGTCTTCGAGTGCGTGGTCAGCACACAAAGACCACTGGTCGCCGGGGGAAGACTGTTGGTGTCTCCAAGAAGCGATAG